The proteins below come from a single Salvelinus fontinalis isolate EN_2023a chromosome 1, ASM2944872v1, whole genome shotgun sequence genomic window:
- the LOC129854591 gene encoding translational activator of cytochrome c oxidase 1 encodes MGWRVVLRGFMPLCLRRLACLTTNNYMGARIRPARTDLTVTCPYPLWTTHPVRTLHLCPNLCAGHNKWSKVKNIKGPKDAARSRMFMKFGMMIRIAVKDGRSSNPEFNLALANVVEQCRGKNMPKASIEAAIKGAEKSKAGTQHMYEARGPGGCMLLIDMLTDNNTRSHQELKHLLNKHGAALCDGVRHNFSRKGVVVAQGQGVSSERALELAIEAGAEDVQETEDEDDKSLLQFVCDMTELKKVRTSLEELGVRTVSASLEFVSHKPTQLPQAQLEAALSLIEALSDCLDVVRVWDNIQAHD; translated from the exons ATGGGATGGCGAGTGGTGTTGAGGGGTTTCATGCCTCTGTGTTTACGTCGACTTGCCTGCTTGACCACCAACAATTACATGGGCGCAAGGATTCGTCCAGCCCGCACAGACCTGACGGTGACATGTCCCTACCCTCTTTGGACAACCCATCCTGTAAGAACACTACATCTGTGCCCTAACTTGTGTGCTGGTCATAATAAGTGGTCAAAGGTGAAAAATATAAAAGGACCCAAAGATGCAGCCCGGAGTCGAATGTTCATGAAGTTTGGGATGATGATAAGAATTGCAGTCAAAG ACGGGAGATCTAGTAATCCAGAATTCAATCTAGCATTGGCGAATGTAGTGGAGCAATGCCGAGGCAAGAACATGCCCAAAGCGTCCATAGAAGCTGCCATCAAGGGAGCG GAAAAGTCCAAGGCAGGAACCCAGCACATGTATGAAGCCAGGGGGCCTGGTGGCTGCATGCTGCTCATCGATATGCTAACTGACAACAACACCCGAAGTCACCAGGAACTCAAACATCTGCTCAACAAACACGG GGCAGCGCTGTGCGACGGGGTGCGTCATAACTTCAGCAGGAAGGGGGTGGTGGTGGCGCAGGGGCAGGGTGTGTCGTCCGAGCGAGCTCTGGAACTGGCCATCGAGGCGGGGGCCGAGGACGTCCAAGAAACAGAGGATGAGGATGATAAGTCCCTCCTACAG ttTGTGTGTGACATGACAGAGCTGAAGAAGGTGCGGACCTCGCTGGAAGAACTGGGGGTGCGCACTGTGTCCGCTAGCCTGGAGTTTGTGTCCCACAAACCCACGCAGCTTCCACAAGCCCAGCTGGAGGCAGCCTTATCTCTGATAGAAGCCCTGAGTGACTGCCTAGACGTGGTGCGGGTCTGGGACAACATCCAGGCCCATGACTGA
- the LOC129854584 gene encoding mitochondrial amidoxime-reducing component 1-like: MNLVEVLRNAFTFIYKKAQLWAVGGGITVVALGLGYKFLLRPNKLNRVGVVSQLLIHPMKSGRAVSVALAECQPIGLKYGELRDRHWLVITEDGHMVTGRQEPRLVLVALTSDGAQMCLNGPGMEQLRFPILQPDNPIINCRVFSSDIQGRDCGDEVSNWLTGYLAAGKTFRLVHFEPHMKPRRPAETESLYPQREKIAYPDCGPIMLLSEASVKDLNSRLENDVTVARFRPNIIVSNCEAFDEDSWEDIQIGDVRMHRVMACGRCIFTTVDPETGVISRKQPLETLKNYRLCDEAEKHIYKTSPLFGQMYTISKTGILQVGDVVYKISH; encoded by the exons ATGAACTTAGTAGAGGTGTTGAGAAATGCGTTTACATTTATATATAAGAAAGCGCAGCTCTGGGCTGTAGGTGGTGGTATTACTGTTGTCGCACTTGGACTTGGATATAAGTTTTTACTCAGGCCGAATAAACTTAACCGTGTGGGCGTTGTGTCACAGCTACTCATTCACCCAATGAAGTCGGGTAGAGCTGTGTCCGTGGCCCTTGCAGAATGTCAACCGATCGGTTTGAAGTACGGTGAACTTCGAGATAG GCACTGGCTGGTGATCACTGAGGATGGCCACATGGTGACGGGGAGGCAAGAGCCTCGCCTGGTGCTGGTGGCGTTGACCAGTGACGGGGCACAGATGTGTCTGAATGGACCCGGCATGGAGCAGCTGAGGTTCCCCATTCTGCAGCCTGACAATCCCATCATCAACTGCAGGGTGTTTAGCAGCGATATCCAAGGCAGGGACTGTGGCGACGAAGTGTCTAACTGGCTCACAGGCTACCTGGCTGCTGGAAAAACCTTTCGCTTGGTGCACTTTGAGCCCCATATGAAGCCCAGGAGGCCAGCAGAGACGGAGTCTCTCTATCCTCAGAGGGAAAAAATTGCGTACCCTGATTGTGGCCCGATAATGTTGCTGTCTGAAGCCTCTGTGAAAGATCTAAACAGCAGGCTGGAGAATGACGTCACAGTTGCACGCTTTCGACCAAATATCATTGTTAGCAATTGCGAAGCCTTTGATGAGGATTCTTGGGAAGACATCCAGATTGGCGATGTGCGGATGCACCGCGTGATGGCGTGCGGAAGGTGCATCTTCACCACTGTCGACCCTGAAACAGGAGTCATCAGTAGGAAACAGCCACTGGAGACGCTGAAAAACTACAGACTGTGTGATGAAGCTGAGAAGCACATCTATAAGACATCGCCACTGTTTGGACAGATGTACACCATCAGCAAGACTGGGATCCTGCAGGTTGGAGATGTGGTGTACAAGATAAGCCACTGA